The genomic stretch GATAGGCGGTGCCGAATCCGGGGTCGACGCTGCCCACGCGGGGGCCGGTTTGGCCGAAGACGGCAGTGTCGGCGGCGATCGTCAGATCGCACAACACGTGGAGCACGTGGCCCCCGCCGATGGCGAAGCCGTTGACCATCGCGATCACCGGCTTCGGGATGCTGCGGATCACGGTGTGCAGCGAGGCCACGTCCATTCCGATGCCGGCGGCGCCTTGCCCGTAGCCGGTATCGCCTCGCTCCTTTTGGTCGCCGCCGCTGCAGAAGGCCTTGTCGCCCGCACCGGTGAGTACGACCACGCCGACATCGGGATCCGCCCACGCCTGACGAAAGGCGGCGACCAATTCGTCGACCGTGCGGGCGCGGAATGCATTGCGCACTTCCGGTCGATTGATGGTAATCCACGCGATGCCCGCGCGTGCTTCGTAGACGATGTCGGTGAACGCCATGCCCGCTCCTTCAGCCGCGCGCATCTGAGCGGGAACGCCGCGGTCCTGTCAAGCCGAGGGCGCCGCCCAGGGATGCGGATTCTCCTTGACGAAAGTGTGAACGGTCGTGCTAGAACCGTTGGTCATGAGATGGTTGGAGTTGACGACTGGCGCCCGCATGGGTGAGGGAGGGGCACGGCTCGTCCGGACGGCCCTTACCGTAGGGATCGGGACGATGCTGCTGGCGTCGCGGCTGCTGGCCGAGGTGTCGGTATCGCCGGTTGATAGCGAGTTCTTCATTGGCTCCGCCCGCACATGCACCTACAACACCAATGGTGCTCAACCGGTCGTTACCCAACAGTTCGGATCGCTCAATTTCAATCCGCCTTTGGGACTCATCCCGCTCTCGCCGGTCAGCCCGTCGACGGAAGCGTTCACCAACATTCTTACCAAGCCGGACGGCTCGTTCCTGGCTGCCACAGTGGCGGGTGATAGTCACATCCAGGTGGGTGTTGCCATTCCATTTTTTCTGGCGAAGTTTACGGGCAAGTTCTTCGTTTCCGGCTCGCAGCAAGTTTTCTTCGACATCTATCACGACGACGGCTTCGTGTTTGGGAT from Deltaproteobacteria bacterium encodes the following:
- the menB gene encoding 1,4-dihydroxy-2-naphthoyl-CoA synthase, which gives rise to MAFTDIVYEARAGIAWITINRPEVRNAFRARTVDELVAAFRQAWADPDVGVVVLTGAGDKAFCSGGDQKERGDTGYGQGAAGIGMDVASLHTVIRSIPKPVIAMVNGFAIGGGHVLHVLCDLTIAADTAVFGQTGPRVGSVDPGFGTAYLARIVGEKKAREIWYLCRQYSAEDALQMGLVNKVVPAAKLRVEVERWCAELLEKSPTALKLAKFSFNADTDHIHGITEMGFSALELYYQTDEAMEGRNAFLEKRTPNFRAALRRRRPHDRG